The sequence below is a genomic window from Lolium perenne isolate Kyuss_39 chromosome 4, Kyuss_2.0, whole genome shotgun sequence.
GTACAGCCATTGGAAGGTCCTGCCAAGAAGCGCTGCCTTGCCAGCTCTACATTCTAGTCAGCACATTCACAAGACGTAATACGAGTTTGAATTTTGAGTCCTAGAACGATTTTCAGGCCCGATCCTGGGCTCTCCCGGTGACTACGTTCAAATGCTTGTCTACGTACACCACAACAACCCGTATTAAATTCCTCGTGTCTGATTAACACTCGAGAGTAAATGGCTTTACCTTAATAAAGTGGGTTGTCCTCTAACGGTGATGGTTGGTTTTGGTAGGTTGGTTGGGTTTCTTTTctaccccaaagggctttgcaactACATTCACTGCCTCCAATCAACAAACCACCAAAAAAcccaatttttttttttaaaaaaagcccCACCTAAGCACCAAAGCAAAGTCCAATGATTCTCAATATAGGAATTGGCAGGTTTCCTGACTCATGAGGACGCCGCGGTCAATTTTCTTCGCCTCATGTGGCCTTAAGCTCACGGAGGGGCGGTGAATCCCGGACCTTGTCTGGGGGATGACTCTGTtttttgatgttttcttccgtctgTTTCGGGTTTTTCTCCTACTCAGAAAGGCGTGGCGGTGGGAATAAAATTGAATTCACAAAAAAATGGAATAAAGTCCTCCCTCCTCTCTAGCCTCCGTTCCGGTGACGCGTCTAGCGTTTCCAGAGAACGTGTGCAGGTTTGTCTTCGTCGGATCTCGCTGATTTTGGTCGATGCTCCTTATGATCCACACCTATCTTCGGTAACGATGGTTGCTGTTCTCGTGCACTGATTCTTTGGGACCTTAGCACGCGACTTTCCATATATCTActactccataataaactttaccaCGATAATCTTTGTTGGACTCAATGAATCTGTTTGCAATTTCCATTACTTTTAGAAACCACTGTACTGCCGTGCCGTTGAGGATTATAAGTAGATTGGTGGACTTTTGCAAAAACAACAGTCTTAGATCCTATCTTGGCCGCACGTTGCAAGGGCAGCTGGACGGCTCGGATGAAGGATCGGACAAGTCACCTGCAGACCTGCTTGCCCAAGCGAGGCTTGCGGGACACAACTCAGAAGCTGCCCGCCTGCTGCTATATATCCAAAGCTCGGGTCCCTTTCTCCCTCTGTCCAGCAGTAGTACTAGTGGGAACAGAGGAAGACTCCGTCACTCCACCAGAGGCGACAGCTTGCTTGGAGCTCTCCTTCTGGCCCCGGGATGGAAAACAATGgcgccctctcttcctcctccatagctCGTCTCTGCATCCACTCTAGCTGACCTGTAAgtctctctctcttctctctgTCTGTCCTCTGAAAGGGCATGgatagttcttgttttctgcttagAAAGATAAATTAAACCTGCGTCCTCCTGTATCgttcccctctctctctcgtcGCAGCAGTGGTAGTGTAGTGACCTGCAAATTCCTTAACCATCCCCATTCTGCCATCAGATGTGCACCTTTTTGGGGTTAATTGTCAGATTAGTAGGactgactctctctctctctctatgtaacTGTATGTTGTCAACCATCTAGGAAGATGAACAGCATTCCCTTTGAGTTTGATCTCTCGTTGTACTCGACAACCCATTTCCTCCTCAGTTATATTTGTTCTTGCCGCGGTAGAAAGAAAATTCCAAAATTCAAATCCGCTCTGTTTGGGATGGGGTATGGGGAGAGGAAGAGGATGCACTAGAAGAAGCCAGTGAACAACTCCACTCCACTGCACCGCACGTCGTCTTCTTCCTTTATCACCCATGCCCCAGCCGGTACCCTAACCAGAGCCAAAAATTCGAAGCCTTACATAATCTCGCAACAAAGTTTTTTCTAGTATCTGAACTCCAAATAGCTCTAGAACAAACTCACTGTCCTGTCCAACAACCCAGACATATATGGAAAAAGGAAAATATGTTGGAACCAATCAACACTAGCGCACCACCATTAGCAAGCAGACTCTGAGGGCGGCGGGTTAACCGTTTGAAATGCTTCTATGGGCAATTGCTTACTTGTACTTTTTTTAACCTTCCCCACTTTCTTTTTACCTGGGCTTTCCATTGACACACTGAATCCAACACGGGCCTCGACGCCCGTGAAAAGAAATTAGACCTGCTCCTATCACATCTGCACCGTGTAGCTAGGTAGCTAGGATCACTAGACCCCAGGGTAAAAAAGCAGGACCCTCTCACCTCGGTTGCGTCGAGATCGGCGACAGGGACATCCCTAGCTGCGTAGCAAGTCCCATCACGGGGGCACAGCCTCGTGTCCACGCCACGCGCGCCCATGCCCCCAAAATCGGCGACGCGACGACACCGCCGGCTGCCTCGTCCCGCACAGTGACGGTGGCGCCTGGTATTCCCTCCATTTTTTCTTCGTTTCCTGCTCGTCTCTGCAGTGCTCGTACATCAGTAGTATTAAATTGTCTTATATTATCCCCTGTGTAGCGTAGTAGGACTGTAATTTGGATGTACCTCTTGGTTCATTTCGTGACGCCACGGATTATAAGAGCCTGACTGCAGTACTGTTGGCGTTTGCAGGTTCAGAGTTTCAGACAGGGACGAGACTGTCGCCGCTGCAGCAGCTGCTCACGAGCCGCGTGGGGCTTGCCTTGCGCCAGGCGCCAAACGGACGCGCAGCAGCAGCCGGCGGTACAGGCGAAGCGACGAGCCAGTCAGTCAGGCAGCAGCTAGGCCGGCCTACCTAGCTCTTGGTAGATCATCACAAGTCACCACCGGCACGCCGCGTCGAGCCGAGTTTCCGTCCCAGTTTCCCAGCgagggccggtcggccggccatgGAGACGCTGCAGCATCATCAGCAGGAGCAGGAGGTGGAGGCTCGGCTGCCCGCGTGCCCGCCATGGCTGCAGACGGCCATCGCAGGTGACCAATCTACCCCTCCCTATTCCCTCCCTATCCATGCCTGCCACTGTTTTCCTGTGATCGCTGTGCGCGCACACACGAGTCTGGCCTTGCTCTAGGACCATACCCGTGAGCTCTCTCTTTGATTCATGCCTAGCGTGGCACCAGTAGTAGCACATACAGGTCGTTCCTGCGATTTTAATGGCTGCATCTGATCCACTGCTAGGGAGTTCATGCCCGTGCCTGTTGCAGCTGATCGATCGGAGATTATTACATCACTTCCTTCTGCTGCATGCGCTAGTACTGTAGCTCGTTTAATAGTTCAATCTAGGATGCAGCGGGCAAGTAGATTCTCAAGGTTTTTAATCCTGTCTCTCCTCCGCCCACTGCATCATCATAGTACACCAATGCCGACCGCGCCAGGGCGTATTGCGTACTGGTGCTAGGACGGACGCCACGGGCGTCCTCTGATACCCAATTTATGACCCCCCAGGATTCTCACCTAGCTCCCACGAGTACGTACCACTGTGGCAGTAGCACTAATGTATTGTACGTGTACTGTGCTCCGTCTACTATGTGTATACTTACTTCATCCCTCTGCCGTGCTCAGACACGAAGCTGTCACGCTTCATTTTTTTACTATTCCAACATGCTCTCTGTCAAATGGTAATTACCACTGCAAGTACTTGCTCCGGTCCatggagacagagagagagagagagagggcagaGGATCAATCAAATTGACAAAAACAAAAGTGATGACTCCGTTTCTTTTTGTTCACTAGCTCCTCGTCCTGGAATCTCTCCACTGGACTCTTCCATGACTTCATCCTCTGCCTGCCTCGGATTCTTCCTCTCAAACCTTTCCCCGCCGCCGTCGTCAACAGATTTCGAAATTTGAACTCGCTCGCGCAACGTTCAAGTCGCTAGAATATTGCCATCCATGCATGTGACAAAGGTAGCAGCAAGTAATCATTCAGGGTCAACCATTTCCATCACGAGCTGCTGTGAAAAATCCAATGGATTCGATAGCGCGAGCAGTCATGTCACGGCCTCACGGGCACAGCACTGTCACCTCACAGTTTTGTTTTTACCTTTGCATGTTTGTCCATTACTAGTATGTAACAGAGGTCCTTCCATGTGATCTCTGAGTGAATCTTCGACGGATTCCCTCTGGTTAGACTTAACAAGCCACACTAACGAAGGTCGAAAATTACTCAAATTTTACTGTAATTATGGTCAACGTTTTTATTTGAATTATAGTAAAAGTCTGGCTAATTATGGTCAACGTTTTATTTGCTGCATTTCCACTAATGTGAATAACTGTATTGGCATGCAGACATCGAGCAGCGGGTGCGCGCGCTGGCGGTGAGCCTGCCggacgacgcggcggcggcggccacggaCCACTCCTTCGCGGAGCGCGCCGAGAACTACTACCACCGGCGCCCGCAGCTGCTGGCGCTGCTCACCGACCTGCACCACCGCTACCTCTACCTCGCCGACCGCTACTCCCAGTCCCTGCTCGCCAAGTCACATACCCACCACCTCAGCGTCGTGCATGCGGCGGTCTCCGAGTGCTCGTCCGACGTCGACGACCGCTCCTCCGACGCCGGCAGCTCCCTCTCCTTCCAGCCCCACCACAGCGCCAACGATGACCACCAACACCGCCGCCACCCCGTTGCTCCGGGCGCGGACGTTGAGCTGGTCGTCGCGGAGCTGGTCATGGCGTGGGTGCACCGGGACGTGCTGGCACACGAGGCGGAGCGGCGCAACGCGGAGGCGGCGCGGAAGATCGACCTGCAGGGGAGCCTCCTCGAGGTGCTCGAGTCGGAGCGGCTGGTGCTGCTGGGCGAGAACGCGCGGCTGGGGttccgggccgccgccgccgaggaggaggccgcGGGGGCCGCCGCCGAGCTCGGCTacgcgcgccgccgcgccgccgagaTGGCGCGGCTCGTGGTGAAGCTGCGCGAGGACCACCGCGTGTGCATGCTGGGGCGGAAGATCGAGGCGCTGCAGGCGCAGGTGTACGGGCTGGAGATGCGCAACCGGGAGTGCTACGAGGCCATGGCGGCATGGGAGGCCGAGCGCAAGGCGTCTGCCAACGAGATCGACAGGTTGCGGAGCGAGAACCGGCGGTTGGCTGCCGAGGCGCAGGCTGCAAGGGAACGTGAGGCggcgaggagggggaagaagggcggtgccggcggcgggtgGTGGTGGCTGGCGAGGGTGCGGCTGGCGACGGAGTGGACGCCCTGCGCGCCGGCGTCGGTCACGGTGAGGAAGGTCGGCGAGCAGATCAAGGGCGGCAATGGCGGCGCCAAGTACAACGGCGGCTGCTTCTGCCTCTAGGCATCGGcatcggcggcggcgcgcgctcTGTTCTTTTTGCGCCTCTTTTTTTGGTTTGCCCCTTGGATTATGGTGATATCAGGGAGGGGTCAGGCTCAGGTCAAAGTGGTTCAGCCTGGGTTATTATGGCGGCAAAGCAGGGTGTAAAACGATAAGTAGCTGGCTGTCACTGGACTGGTTTACTCCAGCTGCGCGGTTTCTGTTAGCGTAGATGGAGACGGCAAGTATATATGCTCGTACTCGTATAATGACAAGTAGTGGTGATTCGTGTATTGAGTAATGTGTGACCCTAAGTTACTAGTAGTTGAATCTGCTCCCACTCTCGATATATGAGTTGGTTCTGGCGAGATGCCTACGATTTCCAGCAAAATTTCAGTTGGTTTTGGGAGTAACACTTACTATTCACAGTCCAGGCTTTCTTCACCACTATAATGAAAATG
It includes:
- the LOC139830753 gene encoding kinase-interacting family protein-like, which codes for METLQHHQQEQEVEARLPACPPWLQTAIADIEQRVRALAVSLPDDAAAAATDHSFAERAENYYHRRPQLLALLTDLHHRYLYLADRYSQSLLAKSHTHHLSVVHAAVSECSSDVDDRSSDAGSSLSFQPHHSANDDHQHRRHPVAPGADVELVVAELVMAWVHRDVLAHEAERRNAEAARKIDLQGSLLEVLESERLVLLGENARLGFRAAAAEEEAAGAAAELGYARRRAAEMARLVVKLREDHRVCMLGRKIEALQAQVYGLEMRNRECYEAMAAWEAERKASANEIDRLRSENRRLAAEAQAAREREAARRGKKGGAGGGWWWLARVRLATEWTPCAPASVTVRKVGEQIKGGNGGAKYNGGCFCL